In Thioalkalivibrio paradoxus ARh 1, the following are encoded in one genomic region:
- a CDS encoding dienelactone hydrolase family protein: MPYRLTAFMLWLFLSSLAAADDRHDWLDLAWWSDGQLPVPSNYRVTSTTETLTTDEADIPIFIARPETEGEFPGVLFVHGRRGVDPLVQGHVRRLAARGFVVYAPDLYIGRFIEVMPIEHDYVLETDLNDVLEHVLASGTHAGDRVCVYSHTRGGYKTLKLAVTLDRQSDALACYVSYYPHMQDPNAPEPMQVYRYAVEADRMTLPALIFVGENEQYQRKRGIDMAVASMQGRGLPVELVTYPGVGRGFDFREPPVRTFADDLATRDALMRATAFMNRQLGAGD; the protein is encoded by the coding sequence ATGCCCTACCGACTGACCGCGTTCATGCTTTGGCTGTTTCTGTCGAGCCTGGCCGCTGCCGATGACCGCCACGATTGGCTCGATCTGGCCTGGTGGTCCGACGGACAGCTGCCGGTCCCCTCGAACTACAGGGTCACCTCGACCACCGAGACACTGACGACGGACGAGGCCGATATCCCGATCTTCATCGCTCGTCCTGAAACGGAGGGCGAATTCCCCGGGGTGTTGTTCGTGCACGGCCGCCGCGGCGTCGATCCGCTGGTCCAGGGGCACGTGAGGCGTCTGGCGGCCCGCGGGTTCGTGGTCTATGCGCCCGACCTCTATATCGGGCGGTTCATCGAGGTGATGCCGATCGAGCACGACTACGTACTCGAGACCGACCTGAACGACGTACTCGAGCACGTGCTCGCGTCCGGGACACACGCCGGGGATCGCGTTTGCGTGTACTCGCATACCCGGGGCGGGTACAAGACCCTGAAACTGGCGGTAACCCTCGATCGCCAGTCCGACGCGCTGGCCTGCTACGTCAGCTATTACCCGCACATGCAGGATCCGAATGCCCCCGAACCGATGCAGGTCTATCGCTATGCGGTCGAGGCGGACCGGATGACGCTGCCTGCGCTGATCTTCGTCGGCGAGAACGAACAGTATCAGCGCAAGCGGGGGATCGACATGGCGGTTGCCAGCATGCAGGGCCGGGGATTGCCGGTGGAGCTGGTGACCTACCCGGGGGTGGGCCGCGGCTTCGATTTTCGCGAGCCACCGGTACGGACCTTTGCCGACGATCTCGCGACCCGCGACGCATTGATGCGAGCGACGGCGTTCATGAACCGGCAGCTGGGCGCCGGTGACTGA
- a CDS encoding Slp family lipoprotein, with protein MDRLRQGPRFALPLVCGAAWLLASCATVPEALEPVPEAQPGIAEVRSDPDAWMGTDVVWGGVIARVSNEPDGTRLEIVARPLTRAQRPQIGDRSEGRFRVFFGDFLDPQVYAPMREVTVRGRVTGVSAGSIGEFPYRFPEVAAASIHLWPLPEPAVIYRDPFWDPFWDPWRPYHRYPWGPRGWGAWP; from the coding sequence ATGGACAGGTTACGCCAAGGCCCGCGGTTCGCACTGCCGCTCGTGTGCGGTGCCGCTTGGCTGCTCGCGTCCTGCGCGACGGTACCCGAAGCGCTCGAGCCGGTGCCCGAAGCCCAGCCCGGAATCGCCGAGGTTCGGTCCGACCCCGACGCCTGGATGGGTACCGATGTGGTCTGGGGCGGTGTGATCGCCCGGGTTTCCAACGAACCCGACGGCACGCGCCTGGAAATCGTCGCGCGGCCGCTGACGCGCGCTCAGCGCCCGCAGATCGGTGATCGCAGCGAGGGCCGGTTCCGCGTATTCTTCGGCGACTTCCTCGATCCCCAGGTGTATGCGCCGATGCGCGAGGTGACCGTACGCGGCCGGGTCACCGGCGTGAGCGCCGGCAGCATCGGCGAATTTCCGTACCGCTTTCCCGAGGTCGCGGCGGCTTCGATCCATCTCTGGCCCCTGCCGGAGCCGGCGGTCATCTACCGGGATCCGTTCTGGGATCCGTTCTGGGATCCTTGGCGGCCGTATCATCGGTATCCCTGGGGGCCGCGAGGGTGGGGCGCGTGGCCATGA
- a CDS encoding dienelactone hydrolase family protein, with amino-acid sequence MRRMIVVFAFALLLTTHAALAQNGAEIQVDEITYEHAGIELTGYLAHDASREGPRPGVIVVHEWWGHDAHARRRAEMLAEAGYVGFALDMYGSGKLAEHPNEAREFATAVRSNRDTMLGRFQAAEALLREHELTAEQPLAASGYCFGGSVVLEAARSGADLAMVASFHGALATEHPAGPDRVKADILVFNGADDPLVPAEQIAAFRDEMAAAGVDYTFVDFSGATHSFTNPGADAIAEEFGMPVGYNARADRDSWNWLLAYLNDRL; translated from the coding sequence ATGCGCCGGATGATCGTCGTTTTCGCGTTTGCCTTGTTGCTGACCACCCATGCCGCCCTCGCCCAGAACGGGGCGGAGATCCAGGTCGACGAAATCACCTACGAACACGCCGGAATCGAGCTGACCGGCTACCTCGCCCACGACGCGTCGCGCGAGGGCCCGCGCCCTGGCGTAATCGTGGTTCACGAATGGTGGGGACACGATGCGCATGCACGCCGGCGCGCCGAGATGCTCGCGGAAGCGGGCTACGTCGGATTCGCACTGGACATGTACGGCAGCGGCAAGCTGGCCGAGCACCCGAACGAAGCGCGTGAGTTCGCGACCGCGGTACGCAGCAACCGTGACACCATGCTGGGCCGGTTCCAGGCAGCCGAGGCGCTGCTGCGCGAACATGAGCTGACCGCCGAGCAGCCGCTGGCGGCCAGCGGGTACTGCTTCGGCGGCAGCGTGGTCCTGGAAGCGGCCCGCAGCGGCGCGGACCTCGCGATGGTCGCGAGCTTCCACGGCGCGCTCGCCACCGAACACCCCGCCGGGCCGGATCGCGTGAAGGCCGACATCCTGGTCTTCAACGGCGCCGACGACCCGCTGGTTCCGGCGGAACAGATCGCCGCGTTCCGCGACGAGATGGCGGCTGCCGGCGTCGACTACACCTTCGTCGACTTCTCCGGCGCGACGCACAGCTTTACCAACCCGGGTGCCGACGCCATCGCCGAGGAATTCGGGATGCCGGTCGGCTACAACGCGCGCGCCGACCGTGACTCCTGGAACTGGCTGCTCGCCTACCTCAACGACCGGCTCTGA
- a CDS encoding bifunctional GNAT family N-acetyltransferase/carbon-nitrogen hydrolase family protein produces MTDSHDSGVTPHHLTLRQTRLEDYPDIHEIMERVYPDLDGAWSLDQFTSQVTRFPEGQICIEDNGKVVAAAISLIVEYRRFGDQHSYWQITGNGFLTTHDPDGDTLYGVDIFVHPDYRGMRLGRRLYDARKELCEKLNLRAIVAGGRIPGYAEYAGELTPQQYVEKVKNHELTDPILTFQLANDFHVRRIITNYLPADDKSGAYATLIEWLNIYYEEQEKVIGGSRSDVRVGVVQWQMRPTATLDELFLQMEYFVDAVSGYRADALLFPEFFNGPLMGQFNQENPAEAVRSLAEFTGAIREEMVRLALAYNINIVAGTMPEYHDGVLRNVSYLCRRDGTWDHQYKIHVTPDEISFWGLQGGSEVKVFDTDFGKIGILICYDVEFPELPRLMADQGLQILFVPFWTDTKNAYLRVRRCAQARAIENECYVVISGSVGNLPKVENMDMQYSQAAVFTPSDFAFPHDAVAAEATPNTEMTLIVDLDLDNLKELRNHGSVRNLRDRRRDLYDVVWKDGR; encoded by the coding sequence ATGACCGACAGCCACGATTCGGGCGTCACGCCACACCACCTCACCCTTCGGCAGACCCGACTGGAGGATTACCCGGATATCCACGAGATCATGGAGCGTGTGTACCCGGACCTCGACGGGGCCTGGAGTCTCGACCAGTTCACCTCGCAGGTCACGCGTTTTCCCGAGGGGCAGATCTGCATCGAGGACAACGGCAAGGTGGTCGCGGCCGCGATCAGTCTGATTGTCGAGTACCGCCGCTTCGGCGATCAGCACAGCTACTGGCAGATCACCGGCAATGGCTTCCTGACCACGCACGATCCCGACGGCGACACGCTCTACGGCGTGGACATCTTCGTGCACCCGGATTACCGCGGCATGCGCCTTGGCCGGCGCCTGTACGATGCGCGCAAGGAGCTGTGCGAGAAGCTGAACCTGCGCGCGATCGTTGCCGGCGGGCGCATCCCGGGCTACGCGGAATATGCCGGCGAGCTGACCCCGCAGCAGTACGTGGAGAAGGTGAAGAACCACGAGCTCACGGATCCGATCCTGACCTTTCAGCTCGCGAACGATTTCCACGTGCGCAGGATCATTACCAACTACCTGCCGGCCGACGACAAGTCCGGGGCCTACGCGACGCTGATCGAGTGGCTGAACATTTACTACGAGGAACAGGAAAAGGTCATCGGCGGCAGCCGTTCCGATGTGCGGGTGGGTGTTGTGCAGTGGCAGATGCGCCCGACCGCGACGCTGGACGAACTTTTCCTGCAGATGGAGTATTTCGTCGACGCGGTCTCCGGTTACCGGGCCGACGCATTGCTGTTTCCCGAATTCTTCAACGGTCCGCTGATGGGGCAGTTCAACCAGGAGAATCCCGCCGAGGCGGTGCGCAGCCTGGCCGAGTTCACCGGCGCGATCCGCGAGGAGATGGTGCGTCTGGCACTCGCGTACAACATCAACATCGTCGCCGGGACGATGCCCGAGTACCACGACGGCGTGCTGCGCAACGTTTCCTATCTTTGCCGGCGCGACGGTACCTGGGATCACCAGTACAAGATCCACGTGACGCCCGACGAGATCAGCTTCTGGGGGCTGCAGGGTGGCAGCGAGGTGAAGGTCTTCGATACCGACTTCGGGAAGATCGGAATCCTGATCTGCTATGACGTCGAGTTTCCCGAGCTGCCGCGGCTGATGGCGGACCAGGGCCTGCAGATCCTGTTCGTGCCGTTCTGGACCGATACCAAGAACGCCTATCTGCGGGTGCGCCGCTGCGCGCAGGCCCGCGCGATCGAGAACGAATGCTATGTGGTGATCTCCGGCAGCGTCGGCAACCTGCCGAAAGTCGAGAACATGGACATGCAGTACTCTCAGGCGGCGGTGTTTACGCCATCGGACTTCGCGTTTCCACACGACGCGGTGGCCGCCGAGGCGACCCCGAACACCGAGATGACGCTGATCGTCGATCTGGACCTGGACAACCTGAAGGAGCTGCGCAACCACGGGTCGGTGCGCAACCTGCGCGACCGGCGGCGCGACCTCTACGATGTCGTGTGGAAGGACGGGCGCTGA